The genome window aatgtgtgtgtatttatatatacataataattacacacagcacacactcttatttttttttaaatttacaattttattttgtatgcgattaatcgcgattaatctttgccttGTGTTAGTGGTGCAttagtttacagtttaaaagtacaattaaaaaaatattagtaaatgctaaaaattaacttgaactaagattaataaatgctgtaaaagtattgtttattgacggttcattttagctaatgcattaactaattgttaacaaacgggggcggctcgtgactgctcttccgagggtcgcaaattcaaaatatgtgttcggagtgtcgtgttgctcgtattttcaaaatatgtgtttgttgcattatgtgaaccatgtgtatcacttgttttatcaaaataagtgcctgctgcacagtgtttatgataaaagagatgttcaggttcacaaaatacaagcaagacactcccttaacagtaaactctgattacgcatgagattatgcgagtatctggcaaacgcgagcgtctcttttattataaaccctttagacgcgtctgcagaatgcacttattttgacaagacacgtgatgcacataggatctctcgatgtacagaacacatattttaaaaattacaaaccacacacatgacgggctatatacatgttttgacaaacttcgcatcgagcgccctcgaaaaaagaagtcaacgGCTGCTACTGTTTACAAGTAAGctagttttatatatttgttgtaacttacatttttggaaatacagtatatgtgggtggtactgtatgtgtgtgttctgCATCGGTTATATGTCAAGTATTTGATAACATGTTAGGTCATGTTAATGTTCGTGACATGCTACAACATTTTGGATTATGGTCAAGTTAAAACTTGTCCACGCTCAGTCAATCTATATTTCCATTTACCATCTCTCAGGGATTGATGTTTCTTCCTTTTATTTTCCAGCACTGCCAGTTAATCGAATTCACTTTCATACAAATTTATATGATAGTTTTATCCTTCCCTTGTTGTTTCTTTAAAAGCATTGTTTTCAATTGGAAGCCACAAACTGTTTAAGTGGACTTTTAGTGGAATAACTTCTAATATCTACACCCTCCAAATTACTTGAACCATTAATATCACCCATTGATCTCTGTGGCCCTGCTGCATGCGTTATCTCCATCTCATCTGCATCCTGTTTTCCACCGCCCATGGGATCAGAGCGGATGGAGATGCGAAAGAGGCAGATGTCGGTGCAGCAGGAGTCGGTGGCGGAGACCACAGCACCGGCGCAGAACGAGCATCCCGGCCAGGGGAACCGCGGTTCTAACGCCTGCTGCTTCTGCTGGTGCTGCTGCTGTAGCTGCTCTTGGTAGGTGCATTTCCATTTATTTACTCGGGTACAATTGGATCTTATCTAACAAGGTTAGCCTGGGGGCCTTTTAGGGCTAGGAAACCATTTCATCATAAGAAATGAATTGCATCTGACAAGACTTAAATTTTACTTTGTGGCTTGGATCCACAATAAATATTCATGAAATATTGACCGGATATGCTTTTACTCTGCTATGAAATGCGATCtgctgcatttatttattatgcatGTCAGGAATCTCAAGacatctgcttaaaaaaaacatctctTGAGATCAGTCAGTCCAGCATACTGGACAGACAGTGTGCTCTTATCAACTGAGCTTATGATAAGCACCAGTTACATTGCTAAATTGAACATCGGAAAGACATAAATAAACTCCAAGAGAGCAGGTAAAAGCTACTCCAAGGCTTCCTAATGCCCACTGTTAGGTGTCCTGGGATCATGATGTGTTTACTACCTTGCAGTCTCACTGTTAGGAATGACGACAGAGAAGAGAGGAACCGGAGAGCATCGTATGATCTTAAAACAGAGGGGAATGCAGACTTGGATGAGAGGTCAGTCGTTCTATAAAGCTTCACAGAAATGTTTGATAGCTACGTTAAGCTATCTGTAAAATTTGTGACATTCGCTGCATCCGAAATTGCcaacttccatactatataatAGGCGGAGTAGTGATTTTCGTCtgctatatagtatggaagtaggcaatTTCGGTCGCAGCGCTAGTTTTTGAAAACAGCGCAAGTTTTTTTGTAATTAACTgttaaaaaacagtaaaatcatcctatatacagcggggaaaataagtatttgacacatcagcatttttattagtaaggggatttctaagtgggctattaaaggacaagttcggtattttacacttgaagccctgttttcagattgtttatgatgaaatagaacggttttaactgaaatttggacatatgatgctggcccgagaattttcgggtgtttgttctatcaccttCCACCTCTATAATGtgtgcataggtgcactggaacaatccttcctaaaatgcattcaactttcgtttacaaagacgtgaacctcaccgagtggtcaggggtgttcactgatatgctcacacaaaaatcgctgcaaaatatgctttccaacaggtgttttaccattcatTGTAAAcgtgtggacctatttttccaaacgtctcacacccgtacattcttctgccgagagcttgaataatagacactccagcccagttggtggcgataatccaagaatacaaacaaagttcccggcgcggagtaataccttacctcacagcacatctaaaacaagtcaatggagttggacaaaaactacgataaatcCTGTTGGAAAGCGTCTtttgaacacccctgaccactcggtgagtttcacgtctttgtaaacaaaagtttaatgcattttaggaaggattgttcctgtgcacctatacagccattatagaggtgggaggtgatacaataaacacccgaaaattctcgggccagcatcatatgtccgaatttcagtcaaaaccgttctatttcatcataaacaatctgaaaacagggctttaagtgtaaaataccgaacttgtcctttaacacaaaatttccaccagatgtagccatcaagccaaatattatattcgtacaaagaaatcagaacatttaggtatacaagttgagtcataataaataaagtgaaattacaaagggaataagtattaaatacttattttccctgctgtaaatgtaaagaaaatcatGCCATTACAAAACATAgctcttaaaggcggagtgcacaatgtttgaaaaacactttggaaaaaggAGATgtgccgactaccaaaacacacttgtagccaatcagcactAAGGGGCGTGTcaactaaccgacatccttgccggggatgcgtatgtgtggggcgggtctattaaaagaaggtccagattctattggggtagaggtgtgtatgtttagatgatttcaaatgtcaacattggctttcaaacattgtgcactccgcctttaatatgaAGTGTTACAAAATAAGGCTATCAGTTGTGTTAAATGGGTTAAAATGAATGTGCTTCTATTCCACACAATGATCTGAAATTCATTTGATATGTAAGCATGCAGAAATTGGTTGAAAGTTTCCATCATTACAACTGAACTGATCTATGTGAGAAACACTCTCTTATTACACCAAAAACTAGGAAATGTTAACAAGTCATGGCAACCTTCAACTCTGAGGGGTTTGCTGTTGAAATTGAATAAGACCCCTGTGTCTCTTGGCAGTCCAAAACCCACTGCGGAGGAGGCATGCTCATGGGGGCAATCCTTCGACAAACTGATGCACTGCCCTGCTGGAAGAAGTGCTTTCCGGCAGTTCCTGCGCACTGAGTTCAGTGAGGAAAACATGCTCTTTTGGTTGGCTTGTGAGGAATTCACTAAGGAAACCAATAAGAGCCTCATCGAGGAAAAGGCTCGGGTTATATACGAAGATTACATCTCTATTCTCTCACCCAAAGAGGTGAGCGCATCTCTGTCAGCACTATACGAACATAAATCGAGTGGATTTCCTCTATCACATAATATGTTTTTTGCTTTCCTCAGGTGAGCCTCGACTCTAGAGTTCGGGAGGTTATAAATAGGAACATGCTGGAGCCAACATCGCACACGTTCGATGACGCCCAGCTTCAGATATACACGCTAATGCAAAGAGACTCATATCCTCGATTCATGAACTCCCAATTCTACAAAAACCTGCTTAACACAGTGTCCGAGCAGCCGCAGGAATCTTAGACGGCTGTGATCCTGGTCGAATACCCCCTCCCTTATTTTTAGTTTGTTACCTTTCCTTGcgtagaatatatttcaaaggACCCGATATGGGTCCTCCCAGGGATTTTACTGCTACAGAGATCTGTACCTGAAAAAGACACTCAGGTCTCCAGGTCACtggatttaaaagaaaaaaatatctcAAATCTCCTGAGGGCTCAACACCACAAGTACTGCTACAGATCAGCATAGCCAGACGCTCCAAAGGATTATCAGTGTcaagttttgatgtttttgagaaaacatgatctattttatttgtgttataggtttttttatttcatttttgtataAATGTTCGAAGGAAGATGTGATACCAATTGTGGGCTATACACAGTATATACAATAGATATATTTATGAATTTCTATAACATTTCAACTTTTCTTTATTCATGTTA of Misgurnus anguillicaudatus chromosome 2, ASM2758022v2, whole genome shotgun sequence contains these proteins:
- the rgs20 gene encoding regulator of G-protein signaling 20 isoform X3, with translation MWRQLRLLRLACRRDEGYLVRRRYGNEDKNDNTDDGSKDIIFYQPMGSERMEMRKRQMSVQQESVAETTAPAQNEHPGQGNRGSNACCFCWCCCCSCSCLTVRNDDREERNRRASYDLKTEGNADLDESPKPTAEEACSWGQSFDKLMHCPAGRSAFRQFLRTEFSEENMLFWLACEEFTKETNKSLIEEKARVIYEDYISILSPKEVSLDSRVREVINRNMLEPTSHTFDDAQLQIYTLMQRDSYPRFMNSQFYKNLLNTVSEQPQES
- the rgs20 gene encoding regulator of G-protein signaling 20 isoform X1; this translates as MRIDKKQPVFKKNPYASGCNQGKEYILSLGIHGEIPMGSERMEMRKRQMSVQQESVAETTAPAQNEHPGQGNRGSNACCFCWCCCCSCSCLTVRNDDREERNRRASYDLKTEGNADLDESPKPTAEEACSWGQSFDKLMHCPAGRSAFRQFLRTEFSEENMLFWLACEEFTKETNKSLIEEKARVIYEDYISILSPKEVSLDSRVREVINRNMLEPTSHTFDDAQLQIYTLMQRDSYPRFMNSQFYKNLLNTVSEQPQES
- the rgs20 gene encoding regulator of G-protein signaling 20 isoform X2, producing the protein MRIDKKQPVFKKNPYASGCNQGKEYILSLGIHGEIPMGSERMEMRKRQMSVQQESVAETTAPAQNEHPGQGNRGSNACCFCWCCCCSCSWNDDREERNRRASYDLKTEGNADLDESPKPTAEEACSWGQSFDKLMHCPAGRSAFRQFLRTEFSEENMLFWLACEEFTKETNKSLIEEKARVIYEDYISILSPKEVSLDSRVREVINRNMLEPTSHTFDDAQLQIYTLMQRDSYPRFMNSQFYKNLLNTVSEQPQES